The genomic region CACATATGAAATGGAACAAGAGCTATTTTAAAACAAAGCCCGATTATGAAAAGTCCAAGACCTGTATAAGCCAGAACAACATGATTTGAAAGCGCTTTTATCAAAACTGAAAAATCTGTGGTATTTGTAGCACCATAAAGAGAAGCTATTCCAAAAAGCATAATTGCTGAAGATACTCCACCAAGCATGAAGTATTTAACTGCTGCTTCATTGGATCTCTTATCGTATCTTCTTATCCCTACTAAAACATATATACTCAGTGACATTAACTCAAAAGAAACAAAAAAGCTTATCAACTCTCTTGCAGATACAAGAAGCATCATACCAAGAGCAGAAAAGAGAATAAGGGCTATGCTTTCATTAAGCAGAATTAATTTTTCTTTTAAATAGGAATTAAAAACAAGAAGGGAGAGAACTGTTCCGATAATTATTATTAACTTTAAATAAACTGCCAGAAAATCATTCAAAAACATCTCCCCAAATGCCTTACCTTCAAAGCCCGGGACAATCAAAACAAGAATAAGTAAAAATATTACAGAGCTCCACACTAAAATTTCATTTCTAATCTTTAACAAACCAGTAAGTAAAATCACCGATGCAAAAGCTGTAAGAACTATTTCAGGTAGCAGAGCAGTAAAATTCAAAGAAATCTGCGGTATATTCATCTCATAGCCCCCTGAGTCATCACATGATTAATTAGCTCTTTAACTGATTGATCTATAAAACTTAAAAAAGCATTTGGATAAAATCCTATCCAGAGCACTGCTACCAGAAGTGGAAAAAGAGTGAACATCTCTCTTGCGTTTAAATCTCCATAACCCTGTATGTGATGAAGAAACTCTGGATTGGTTTTTTCAAAAAAAACTCTTTGATACAGCCACAACATATAGGCTGCACCTATGATTAATGCAGTAGCTGCAAGAACGCACATTAATTTCCATGCTTTGAATGCTCCAAGAAGTATTAGAAACTCACCAATAAATCCATTTGTTCCAGGAAGTCCAATAGATGCGAGGGTAAAAGCCATAAAAAATGCCGAATAAGCAGGCATCACAGTGGCAACCCCTCCATAGTAAGCTATCTGACGGGTATGGGTTCTCTGATAGACAATTCCAACACATAAAAACAAAGCTCCTGTAACAATTCCGTGATTGATCATCTGAAGAATTCCTCCCTGAATACCCTGCTGATTAAGGGTAAAAATTCCAAGTGTTACAAATCCCATATGACTTACAGAACTATAGGCAATAAGACGCTTAAGGTCTTTCTGGACGAGACATATCAGTGCACCATAAATAATTGCAATAACTGAAAGAATCATCATAAAAGGCTTCATCGCCAATGTAGCTTCTGGAAAGATTGGAAGATTAAATCTCAAGAATCCGTATGCTCCCATTTTGATCAGGATTCCTGCAAGAATAACGCTTCCTGCAGTTGGTGCCTCAGTATGAGCATCAGGAAGCCATGTGTGCACAGGCCACATGGGAACTTTGACTGCAAAGGCAGCAAAGAATGCCCAGAATAACCAGAGTTGCATTTTGTAAGGATAGGATGTTTTCATAAGCGTAAGAATATCTGATGTTCCTGTATGCAAATAAAGAACCATAATTCCAACGAGCATGAGAACACTGCCAACAAAGGTATACAAAAAAAACTTTATGGCTGAGTAAATTCTTCTTGGTCCACCCCATACTCCAATGATTAAATACATGGGAATGAGCATTGCTTCCCAGAAGATGTAAAAAAGAAAAATGTCAAGGCTCATGAAAACACCAATCATAGCAGAGTGAGTAAGTAACACTGCAGAATAAAACTCCTTTATTTTTTTATCAATCTCTCTCCAAGAAACTGTTACACAGAGGATTGTAAGGAGACTGCTGAGTAAAATAAACAACACACTTATTCCATCTACGCCAAGAGAAAACTTAATTCCCCACTGCGGAATCCATAAATATTCTTCCCTAAACTGCATCTCATAAGTGGCTTTGTTAAAGGAAATGTATAAAGGAATGCTGAGGACAAACTCAATAATTGATATAGCAAGAGCCGAAAATTTGATTAATTCCTCTTTTTGTCTTGGAAGCACTGCTATAAAGGCAGCACCAGTAATTGGGAAGAAAATAAGAGTTGAAAGAACTGGAAAATGTAAATTATTTACTGCAGCTCCAAACATTAAAATAGCTCCACCAAAAAGTCCAATAAGCAAAAGTGAAATTAAGAGATGTTTTCTGAGCTCTGTGTTAATATCATTTTTAATTACTGCGTCTTCATGCATATTTCAACTCCCTTCAAAATTTTCCAAAACAGAAAACTATCAGAGCAAAAACAATTAATCCTGCAATCATAAATATGGCATACTGTTGAAGTTGTCCTGTTTGAATAGGTCTTATGTAAGAGCCAGCTTTATAAATTAAATTGGGAAGACTATTTACAATTCCTTCTATTATCTTTATGTCTGTAAATTTTTCAATTATTTTATCAGCAATCCATAAAGTTGGTCTTACAAAAATGAAGTTATAAATTTCATCAACATAGTATTTATTCCACAGAATTCTATATACTCCTTTGAAAGACTCTGTCAGCTTTTCCGGGACATCAGGCTTTAAAATATACATGTACCAGGCGATGAATATTCCCGATAAACCTGCAATAATTGAGACTGCCATTACAAATTTTTCATATCCATGAGGCACTGC from Thermodesulfovibrio sp. 3907-1M harbors:
- a CDS encoding NADH-quinone oxidoreductase subunit M, with amino-acid sequence MHEDAVIKNDINTELRKHLLISLLLIGLFGGAILMFGAAVNNLHFPVLSTLIFFPITGAAFIAVLPRQKEELIKFSALAISIIEFVLSIPLYISFNKATYEMQFREEYLWIPQWGIKFSLGVDGISVLFILLSSLLTILCVTVSWREIDKKIKEFYSAVLLTHSAMIGVFMSLDIFLFYIFWEAMLIPMYLIIGVWGGPRRIYSAIKFFLYTFVGSVLMLVGIMVLYLHTGTSDILTLMKTSYPYKMQLWLFWAFFAAFAVKVPMWPVHTWLPDAHTEAPTAGSVILAGILIKMGAYGFLRFNLPIFPEATLAMKPFMMILSVIAIIYGALICLVQKDLKRLIAYSSVSHMGFVTLGIFTLNQQGIQGGILQMINHGIVTGALFLCVGIVYQRTHTRQIAYYGGVATVMPAYSAFFMAFTLASIGLPGTNGFIGEFLILLGAFKAWKLMCVLAATALIIGAAYMLWLYQRVFFEKTNPEFLHHIQGYGDLNAREMFTLFPLLVAVLWIGFYPNAFLSFIDQSVKELINHVMTQGAMR